The nucleotide window TAGGGCGGTTTCCTGAGGCTGAGGTGTTCCTGAATCAGGCCCCCTTTTCCTTTGATCTGTCTGTGATGGATCTTTATCTGGCCCTCACTTCCGGTTCTACCCTCTACAGTATTGATAAGGCCATGATCGCTGAACCTAAGGAGCTCTTCGCCCATTTTAAGCAATCTGGGCTAACGGTATGGGTCTCTACACCATCCTTTGCCGAGATGTGCCTGGGAGACTCCAGTTTCAATGACGAACTTCTTCCTGATCTGAAAGTGTTTATGTTTTGTGGAGAGACCTTGAGCAATCAATGTGCGGAAAAATTATACCGGCGGTTTCCTCAAGGGGAGGTTATTAATTCATACGGTCCCACGGAAGCGACCGTAGCTGTGACAGCTCTTATAGTGGATTTGGAGATGTGTACCAGGAACGAGCCTCTGCCGGTAGGAAGGGTTAAGGAGGATTGTCGCCTTCTCATCGTGGATTCGGAAGGGGTCCCTCAGGAGGAGGGGAACCAGGGTGAAATCGTCATCCTAGGGGATAGTGTAAGCCCGGGCTACTATCGCAATGAAGAAATGACGGAGAAGGCTTTTTTCACTCGATCCTGCGACGGGGATGAGAAAAAGTGCTACCGGACGGGGGATGAGGGCTATCTGAAAGAAGGGATTCTTCATTATGGAGGGAGAATCGACTTTCAGATCAAGCTGAATGGTTATCGCATTGAGCTGGAGGATATTGAGAATAACCTGCGCAAGGTGGAATGGGTTGCCAATGCCATTGTCCTGCCCATTAAAAAAGACGGGCGGGTTCACTATCTGGCAGGGGTAGTCGTTCCGAACAAAAAGCTTGATAAACGGGACTTTGAGATGGGGCAGATCATCAAAACTGAACTAAAAAACTATTTGCCGGACTATATGATTCCAAGAAAAATCATGTTTAGGGATTCTTTGCCGATGACGGTCAATGGCAAAGTGAACCGGGCTGCGCTTATGGAGGAATTTCAGTGATTCCTTATAGTAATCTTTTTTTCTTTTATATCATCGGGCTGATTTTGCTTCCCGGCATCTTCTTAGGGGTCAGGGAAAAACCTCTTAAACTTTATGGGCTGGCAGCATCTTTGCTCATCATCGGCCTGCTTTTCTCAGATTCTAAGCTTCAGCTTTTTTTGCTGGTATTATTTTATCTGGGGGAACTCTTTCTCGTTAAAGGATATAGTCTTCTGAAGCCAAAATATCCTCAGAAATGGGTTTTATGGCTGACCATTCTCTTGGCCTTAATGCCGCTGGCTTTATCCAAATGGGGTCACCTCTTTACGGATAGGCTGCTGGGTTTTTTGGGAATCTCCTATCTCACTTTTAAAGTCATTCAAATGCTTCTGGAAATAAGCGATGGTCTTATTAAAGAGGTAAAATTCGTGGATTTTACGTATTTTCTCTTGTTTTTTCCAACCCTAAGTTCCGGGCCTATTGATCGCTCCAGAAGATTCCTGACTGAAGTCAATCAGATCATTCCTCGCCATGAATACCTCCAGAGGGTCTATCAGGGATTGCACAAACTGCTCCTTGGCGCGGGTTACAAATTTATTCTAGGGAATAGTATCTACACCTATTGGTTGAGCAAGATCCCCACAGAAGCTCATGGATTGGTGGAAACCGTCAATTATATGTATGGGTATAGCTTCTATTTGTTCTTTGATTTTGCGGGATATAGCCTGATGGCCATTGGGATAAGCTATATCCTGGGAGTCAAAACCCCGGAGAATTTTGATAAGCCCTTTATAAGCAAGGATATTAAAGACTTTTGGAACCGCTGGCATATGACCCTGTCTTTTTGGTTCAGAGACTATCTCTACACGCGCTTTGTTATGGCTTCCATGAAGAAAAAACGCTTTAAAAACCGCTACACTGCTTCCTATCTTGGCTATCTGTTAACCATGGGAACCATGGGAATTTGGCATGGTACAGAAATACATTACCTTCTTTATGGGCTTTACCACGGGGGCTTGATTATAGGCACGGACTACTTTCAGAGGCATAGCGCTCTCTATAAAAAATATAAGAACACTCCCCTGTGGATTGGGGCATCTACATTGATCACATTTCATCTGGTCTGCTTTGGTTTCTTAATCTTCTCCGGGTATTTATTTAAATAAAGTATTAATAAATTTTAAAGGAGTAGCTCAATGATGGAAGAAAAGATTTTAAGTCTGTTGGAACGAGTATGCGGCACCGACGAGGTGCGAAATGAACGGGATATAAATCTTTTTGAGGCTGGAATCTTAGACTCTTTAGGAGTGATTGAACTTTTAGTAGGTGCGGAAGAGCTTGGGATCAAAATTGAGCCTACTGAGATCGAAAGAACA belongs to Desulfitobacterium chlororespirans DSM 11544 and includes:
- the dltA gene encoding D-alanine--poly(phosphoribitol) ligase subunit DltA; this encodes MNLISRIDSYAESCPDRVAHHYRESGLTYRQLKEASDALACYLIDTLKDDRTPIVVYGHKQHEMLICFLACVKSGHAYIPVDFSLPSQRIEDIVQSSQTRLILSPGESPEREGIKTVRADEISRLIQSHLGKSPSKDYQVKDHETYYIIYTSGSTGKPKGVQITLANLESFVHWGVGVGRFPEAEVFLNQAPFSFDLSVMDLYLALTSGSTLYSIDKAMIAEPKELFAHFKQSGLTVWVSTPSFAEMCLGDSSFNDELLPDLKVFMFCGETLSNQCAEKLYRRFPQGEVINSYGPTEATVAVTALIVDLEMCTRNEPLPVGRVKEDCRLLIVDSEGVPQEEGNQGEIVILGDSVSPGYYRNEEMTEKAFFTRSCDGDEKKCYRTGDEGYLKEGILHYGGRIDFQIKLNGYRIELEDIENNLRKVEWVANAIVLPIKKDGRVHYLAGVVVPNKKLDKRDFEMGQIIKTELKNYLPDYMIPRKIMFRDSLPMTVNGKVNRAALMEEFQ
- the dltB gene encoding D-alanyl-lipoteichoic acid biosynthesis protein DltB, which produces MIPYSNLFFFYIIGLILLPGIFLGVREKPLKLYGLAASLLIIGLLFSDSKLQLFLLVLFYLGELFLVKGYSLLKPKYPQKWVLWLTILLALMPLALSKWGHLFTDRLLGFLGISYLTFKVIQMLLEISDGLIKEVKFVDFTYFLLFFPTLSSGPIDRSRRFLTEVNQIIPRHEYLQRVYQGLHKLLLGAGYKFILGNSIYTYWLSKIPTEAHGLVETVNYMYGYSFYLFFDFAGYSLMAIGISYILGVKTPENFDKPFISKDIKDFWNRWHMTLSFWFRDYLYTRFVMASMKKKRFKNRYTASYLGYLLTMGTMGIWHGTEIHYLLYGLYHGGLIIGTDYFQRHSALYKKYKNTPLWIGASTLITFHLVCFGFLIFSGYLFK
- the dltC gene encoding D-alanine--poly(phosphoribitol) ligase subunit DltC; this encodes MEEKILSLLERVCGTDEVRNERDINLFEAGILDSLGVIELLVGAEELGIKIEPTEIERTDIDTPAKIIATFSKRVAG